From Methanosarcina lacustris Z-7289, one genomic window encodes:
- a CDS encoding ATP synthase subunit A has translation MEVKGEIYRVSGPVVTAIGLQAKMYDLVKVGNEGLLGEVIQIVGPKTIIQVYEETAGVRPGEPCVSTGTSLSVELGPGLLSSIYDGIQRPLHVLLAKMGNFIQRGVTADGLDHKKLWEFKPIVKKGDSVKGGEVIGVVQETVNIEHKIMVPPNISGTISEIKSGNFTVIETICTLTNGTELQLMQKWPVRTPRPVAKKLLPTKPLVTGQRVLDGLFPVAKGGTAAIPGPFGSGKTVTQQQLAKWSDTDIVVYIGCGERGNEMADVLSEFPALEDPQTGRPLMERTVLIANTSNMPVAAREASVYTGITIAEYFRDMGLDVSLMADSTSRWAEAMREISSRLEEMPGEEGYPAYLSARLAEFYERSGVTVSLCGETGSITVIGAVSPPGGDFSEPVTQNTLRIVKVFWALDAKLSQRRHFPAINWLNSYSLYKESLDGWFTENVAPDYVAMRERAMEMLQKESELQEIVQLVGSDALPDDQQLLLEITRMIREIFLQQNAFHPIDTYSPFSEQYKIMKAIMKFGDDAQEVLKSGVPVSEIVKMTSKDELPKVKFEENFDASMDAVLAKMDKEFASLRGR, from the coding sequence GTGGAAGTAAAAGGTGAAATTTATCGAGTGTCTGGGCCTGTCGTCACCGCCATCGGCTTGCAGGCAAAAATGTATGACCTGGTCAAAGTCGGTAATGAAGGTTTATTGGGTGAAGTCATCCAGATAGTAGGGCCCAAGACCATCATCCAGGTATATGAAGAGACCGCAGGCGTCAGGCCAGGGGAGCCCTGTGTATCTACAGGGACGTCTCTGTCCGTGGAACTTGGTCCTGGTCTTCTTTCCAGTATTTATGATGGAATTCAAAGGCCTCTGCACGTCCTGCTTGCCAAAATGGGCAACTTCATCCAGAGGGGTGTTACTGCAGACGGGCTTGATCACAAGAAACTCTGGGAATTCAAACCCATTGTCAAGAAGGGCGATTCCGTAAAAGGTGGAGAAGTAATCGGTGTTGTACAGGAAACCGTGAATATTGAACATAAGATCATGGTGCCCCCGAATATCTCGGGTACAATCTCCGAAATTAAGAGCGGGAACTTCACTGTTATAGAGACTATCTGTACCCTTACTAACGGAACCGAACTGCAACTGATGCAGAAATGGCCTGTTAGAACGCCCAGACCTGTGGCGAAAAAACTTCTTCCCACAAAGCCTCTGGTTACAGGACAGAGGGTTCTTGACGGGCTTTTCCCTGTAGCAAAAGGCGGAACTGCTGCAATCCCCGGACCTTTCGGGTCGGGCAAGACGGTTACCCAGCAGCAGCTTGCAAAGTGGAGTGACACTGATATTGTGGTCTACATCGGTTGTGGAGAGCGCGGAAACGAAATGGCAGATGTTCTGAGTGAATTCCCGGCCCTGGAAGACCCACAGACCGGTCGTCCACTGATGGAACGTACGGTACTTATAGCCAACACTTCAAACATGCCTGTGGCTGCAAGAGAAGCATCTGTGTACACAGGGATCACCATTGCGGAATACTTCCGTGATATGGGATTAGATGTGTCCCTCATGGCAGACTCCACTTCAAGGTGGGCAGAAGCAATGAGAGAAATCTCCTCCCGTCTGGAAGAAATGCCTGGTGAAGAAGGTTACCCTGCATATCTGTCAGCAAGGCTTGCCGAGTTCTATGAGCGTTCCGGTGTTACAGTATCCCTTTGCGGGGAAACGGGTTCCATCACTGTTATTGGAGCAGTATCTCCTCCCGGTGGTGACTTCTCAGAGCCCGTTACGCAGAACACCCTCCGTATCGTGAAAGTGTTCTGGGCTCTCGATGCCAAGTTGTCTCAGAGGCGTCACTTCCCAGCGATCAACTGGCTGAACAGCTACAGCCTGTACAAGGAAAGCCTCGATGGATGGTTTACTGAGAACGTGGCTCCGGACTATGTTGCTATGAGAGAAAGAGCAATGGAAATGCTCCAGAAAGAATCCGAACTGCAGGAAATCGTGCAGCTTGTAGGTTCCGATGCTCTGCCAGACGATCAGCAGCTTCTGCTTGAAATTACCCGTATGATCAGGGAAATTTTCCTGCAGCAGAATGCATTCCATCCAATAGATACCTACAGCCCGTTCTCTGAACAGTACAAAATCATGAAGGCAATCATGAAGTTCGGAGACGATGCACAGGAAGTTTTGAAATCAGGTGTCCCTGTTTCGGAAATTGTCAAGATGACATCTAAGGATGAGCTTCCCAAGGTTAAGTTCGAGGAGAACTTCGATGCTTCTATGGACGCTGTTCTGGCAAAGATGGATAAAGAGTTTGCATCCC
- a CDS encoding V-type ATP synthase subunit I, whose product MSRPKEMTRAVIVGHKSILNNTIDSLHETNLFHIEDFVEDESGFKISKPLKNAEEVSKKLVKIRSIANYLGIVKKEPVVQKTDSVLRDLDSKLDELDRTIATKTEAIAQLDNELKDLDSQKKEILPYLSINLDFDYYRGYDSLKVFAGTVKGSLDESQISSITKAYEMYFDSQSKSVVLFVAKNDADRVYELLQGLGFRDLRVPERGGVPSDLLRFIEQKEVEVTKKIESLKVDLESLKVKYSDFILSSDEILSIESQKAELPLRIATSANAFIIEGWTPTENYDKVVSAVNSATNGKAYVTSLEIDEEEEDHVPVEYNNSKIAAPMQQIMDLYSRPKYTELDPSSVILFTFPLMYGLILGDIGYALILGLMALAIRKAVKSDAVKPLMDILIYCQISTFIFGIIYGEFLGFPLASLQTEHGLVPGLIPGWNTIILFNGLGGEEFMFPIHRTHMVMTMIGVTVVIGLLQLNLGYLLGFANISRHHGIKHAVLEKGSWLIIQLGAIVAAIGYLGGNSGLTYIGAGILVLGIVMLTIGEGIKGPIELPSLMGNALSYSRIIAVGLSSIYIASTVNDIAFKMIWADHSKINFLAVAAIIVFILGHGLNTVLSIIAPGLHALRLQYVEFFGKFYEGGGRKYNPFGYIRKYTEE is encoded by the coding sequence ATGAGTAGACCTAAAGAGATGACAAGGGCCGTTATTGTCGGGCATAAAAGCATTCTAAACAACACCATCGATTCATTGCATGAGACTAATCTCTTTCATATTGAAGATTTTGTTGAGGACGAGTCTGGTTTTAAGATCAGCAAGCCATTGAAAAACGCCGAAGAAGTCTCGAAAAAGCTTGTGAAGATCCGATCTATCGCCAATTATTTGGGGATTGTAAAAAAAGAACCGGTAGTTCAAAAAACTGACTCTGTTCTGCGCGACCTTGATTCAAAACTGGATGAATTGGACAGGACAATTGCAACTAAAACGGAAGCAATTGCCCAGCTTGATAATGAGTTGAAAGATCTGGATTCCCAGAAAAAGGAGATCCTGCCTTATCTGTCCATCAATCTTGACTTTGATTATTACCGTGGCTACGATAGCCTTAAGGTTTTCGCGGGTACTGTAAAAGGAAGCCTGGATGAAAGTCAGATTTCAAGCATCACCAAAGCTTACGAGATGTACTTCGATTCCCAGTCAAAATCGGTTGTACTTTTTGTAGCCAAGAATGATGCCGACAGAGTCTACGAATTACTTCAGGGTCTTGGATTCAGAGATCTCAGAGTTCCAGAAAGAGGTGGTGTCCCAAGCGATCTGTTAAGATTTATCGAACAGAAAGAAGTCGAAGTCACCAAGAAGATCGAGTCCTTAAAGGTTGATCTCGAATCCTTGAAAGTCAAGTATTCCGATTTCATTCTTTCCAGTGACGAGATCTTGAGTATCGAGAGTCAGAAGGCAGAATTGCCTTTAAGGATAGCTACATCTGCAAACGCATTCATAATTGAAGGTTGGACTCCAACCGAAAATTATGACAAAGTTGTCAGTGCAGTCAACAGTGCCACTAATGGCAAGGCATACGTCACAAGCCTCGAAATTGATGAAGAGGAAGAGGATCATGTCCCTGTTGAGTACAACAACTCAAAAATTGCAGCGCCGATGCAGCAGATCATGGACCTGTACTCCAGGCCCAAGTATACTGAACTCGATCCATCGTCAGTGATCTTATTCACTTTTCCACTGATGTATGGGCTGATTCTCGGAGACATCGGATATGCACTGATCCTGGGATTAATGGCACTGGCGATCCGAAAAGCAGTAAAGTCAGATGCTGTGAAACCTCTTATGGATATTCTTATATATTGTCAGATCTCAACATTTATATTTGGAATTATTTATGGTGAGTTTTTGGGATTCCCGCTAGCGAGTCTTCAAACAGAACATGGTTTAGTTCCGGGTCTGATTCCGGGCTGGAACACTATTATTTTGTTTAATGGGCTTGGAGGCGAGGAATTTATGTTCCCGATCCACAGGACTCACATGGTAATGACTATGATTGGAGTAACTGTCGTAATAGGACTGCTTCAACTGAATCTCGGATACCTGCTCGGATTTGCAAACATCTCTAGGCACCATGGGATTAAGCATGCAGTTCTAGAAAAAGGCAGTTGGCTTATTATACAGCTCGGTGCAATCGTTGCAGCTATCGGCTACCTTGGCGGTAATTCAGGACTGACTTACATCGGTGCTGGTATTCTTGTTCTAGGAATTGTGATGCTCACCATAGGTGAAGGTATCAAAGGTCCGATCGAATTGCCATCTCTTATGGGCAATGCATTGTCATATTCCCGTATTATCGCAGTTGGCTTGTCTTCGATTTACATCGCTTCAACGGTCAATGATATTGCTTTTAAAATGATCTGGGCGGATCACTCCAAGATCAATTTCTTAGCAGTAGCTGCAATAATCGTGTTCATACTCGGACATGGTCTTAACACTGTCTTGAGTATCATCGCTCCCGGACTGCATGCACTCAGGTTGCAGTACGTAGAGTTTTTCGGAAAATTCTACGAAGGCGGGGGCAGAAAGTACAACCCATTCGGATACATAAGAAAATATACGGAGGAATAA
- a CDS encoding geranylfarnesyl diphosphate synthase — translation MPVKVYGVILMNIEEWEEYGYVEAGIEDSISRIDDSGLKKMVDHVCHSGGKRIRPIILLLVSEICSGSYSRSLNAALAVEMMHSASLIHDDLLDQGLLRRNLPSAPEKFGPSRALLCGDYLIAKSIALISPYGEKVIRDFGTAGMDMAEGEVLDLRLDDDNFGESDYFKCIYKKTASLFAISASIGAYTGGADEALAERFSLFGNALGTAYQIVDDILEFLDVVEGKKSKFTSETLPHIYIKGMSKEKALEKSIDSVRQHVNAAKETLRTFRACPARDKLFQITDYITVDMLENV, via the coding sequence ATGCCCGTCAAAGTATACGGAGTAATATTGATGAATATTGAAGAATGGGAAGAATACGGATATGTAGAAGCCGGGATAGAGGATTCAATTTCCCGAATAGACGACTCCGGCTTAAAAAAAATGGTTGATCATGTCTGTCATTCAGGGGGTAAACGAATTCGGCCAATTATCCTGTTGCTTGTCAGCGAGATCTGTTCAGGTTCATATTCCCGAAGTCTTAATGCAGCTCTTGCCGTTGAAATGATGCACTCGGCTTCCTTAATTCATGATGATCTGCTGGACCAGGGGCTTCTCCGGAGGAATCTTCCTTCTGCTCCTGAAAAATTTGGGCCTTCCAGAGCACTGCTCTGTGGGGACTATCTTATTGCAAAATCAATTGCGTTAATTTCTCCTTATGGGGAAAAGGTAATTCGAGATTTCGGGACGGCAGGAATGGATATGGCGGAAGGAGAAGTCCTTGACCTGAGGCTGGATGACGATAACTTCGGAGAAAGTGATTATTTTAAGTGCATCTATAAGAAGACAGCTTCCCTATTTGCAATCAGTGCATCCATTGGGGCTTATACGGGAGGGGCAGATGAGGCTCTTGCAGAACGTTTTAGCTTATTTGGGAATGCCCTCGGAACTGCATACCAGATTGTTGACGACATCCTTGAATTTCTGGACGTGGTTGAGGGTAAAAAGTCTAAATTTACCTCTGAGACCCTGCCGCACATTTACATTAAAGGCATGTCAAAGGAAAAAGCCTTAGAAAAATCTATAGATTCTGTAAGGCAGCATGTTAATGCCGCAAAAGAAACCCTTAGAACATTCAGAGCATGTCCGGCAAGGGATAAGCTTTTCCAGATAACTGATTATATAACCGTAGACATGCTTGAAAATGTCTGA
- a CDS encoding phosphatase PAP2 family protein → MFSQFDYYVLMFLNSFSFLDSFMLFVSLKFDYFLFLILAGLFYYRGRQETILFLALLVSSWALALALKPVFEVPRPEAVRFVTCTTGYSMPSGHSLMSFALAIFLYPRAGKYRLLVWVFAITVSLSRIFIGVHYPSDVIVGALIGCIVGFFWLYAEKMLIKFGLFGVALGSPEGSENEVFNQFPKQP, encoded by the coding sequence ATGTTTTCTCAGTTTGATTATTATGTTCTAATGTTTCTGAACTCTTTTTCTTTTCTGGACTCTTTTATGCTATTTGTAAGCCTTAAATTCGATTATTTTCTTTTCCTTATCCTTGCTGGCCTCTTTTACTATAGGGGCAGGCAGGAAACAATACTTTTCCTTGCCTTATTGGTCTCATCCTGGGCTTTAGCCCTGGCTTTAAAGCCTGTTTTTGAAGTTCCAAGACCTGAAGCCGTTCGTTTTGTGACCTGTACCACAGGATACTCGATGCCGAGCGGGCATTCTCTTATGTCCTTTGCTCTGGCTATTTTTTTATATCCGAGAGCAGGGAAATACAGGCTTTTAGTCTGGGTTTTTGCTATTACCGTAAGTTTGAGCCGGATATTTATAGGAGTCCATTACCCTTCGGATGTGATCGTAGGCGCACTTATAGGCTGCATAGTCGGATTTTTCTGGCTTTATGCTGAAAAGATGCTGATTAAGTTCGGGCTTTTCGGAGTCGCTTTAGGATCCCCGGAGGGGAGTGAAAACGAAGTTTTTAATCAATTTCCTAAGCAGCCTTGA
- a CDS encoding ATP synthase, translating to MVDLAAAGPFLDADGMKALGAAIAITVTGLASAWAEKEIGTAAIGAMAENEGLFGKGLILTVIPETIVIFGLVVALLINSA from the coding sequence ATGGTAGATTTAGCAGCAGCAGGTCCTTTCCTGGACGCAGACGGAATGAAAGCACTCGGTGCAGCAATCGCAATCACAGTAACTGGGCTCGCATCTGCATGGGCGGAAAAGGAAATCGGCACCGCAGCAATCGGCGCTATGGCAGAAAACGAAGGGTTATTCGGTAAGGGTCTTATCCTTACTGTCATTCCTGAAACCATCGTTATCTTCGGTCTTGTCGTTGCATTGCTTATCAATTCTGCTTAA
- a CDS encoding V-type ATP synthase subunit F — MELAVIGKSEFVTGFRLAGIRKVYEVIDIPTTESAVKSVLEDKSIGIIVMHNDDIGNLPELLRKNLNESVQPTVVALGGSGSGSNLRDKIKQAVGVDLWK, encoded by the coding sequence ATGGAATTGGCAGTGATCGGAAAGAGCGAGTTTGTCACGGGTTTTAGGCTGGCTGGTATCAGAAAAGTTTATGAAGTCATTGATATCCCAACCACCGAATCCGCGGTAAAATCGGTGCTTGAAGATAAGAGTATCGGGATTATTGTAATGCATAATGATGACATTGGTAATCTGCCGGAACTTTTAAGGAAAAACTTGAATGAGTCAGTCCAGCCCACAGTAGTAGCCCTTGGAGGCAGCGGATCAGGCTCAAATTTAAGAGATAAGATAAAACAAGCGGTAGGTGTTGATCTGTGGAAGTAA
- a CDS encoding cytochrome c maturation protein CcmE domain-containing protein yields MNKKKKSLLAVAFIAGVFLIGLYGVDSSDGYLVVSELLSDPQGHAGTISVMGIVEAGSLEKSPGMTSFELKDENDENLKIHVNYVGNLPSNLAEGKQVTVSGTMVSESTFEANKIVTGCPSKYTE; encoded by the coding sequence ATGAATAAAAAAAAGAAATCATTGCTTGCAGTTGCTTTCATTGCTGGTGTGTTTCTCATTGGGTTATATGGAGTTGACTCTTCAGACGGATACCTGGTGGTATCTGAGCTTCTCTCTGACCCTCAGGGTCATGCCGGGACTATAAGTGTCATGGGAATTGTAGAGGCTGGAAGCCTTGAAAAGTCTCCTGGTATGACATCATTTGAACTGAAAGATGAAAATGATGAAAACCTTAAGATACATGTGAATTATGTAGGAAACCTCCCTTCTAATCTTGCCGAAGGAAAACAGGTGACCGTCAGCGGAACAATGGTTTCCGAATCTACGTTTGAAGCAAATAAGATAGTTACCGGATGCCCGTCAAAGTATACGGAGTAA
- a CDS encoding radical SAM protein: protein MRVYDSPVIKVNASTENEKLVLDAEGPLSQLAKPFLKRINNIFAEEKPISVSEDEIIFSTWIPPIPGPVFSRVISAEIAAIRKKRVPDQFSIGITARCPNRCLHCGAADIKPEKELTLDEICSAVDQSLDLGSYMVSFDGGETMIRDDLVEMVSRVDKTKAIATCFTSGFKLSEERAKDLKAAGLYASRISFDSPFEAEHDRFRGRSGAYRDAIDGVKNASAAGILTDMFVVVSPHNIDYLEEFYSLAADLEMKEMSIYEIIAVGRWLEHEDEVISEKDVSRLQTFQKAMNSKPEGPRVTAFPYFMGPDLFGCFAGRRWMHVASDGEVMPCAYTPLSFGNICEEPLETIWKRMGKHNAYKNDDAAYCMMRNPDFRKEYIHTIPKGARIPYRLK, encoded by the coding sequence ATGCGAGTATATGATAGTCCGGTGATTAAGGTAAATGCCAGTACAGAAAATGAAAAGCTGGTGCTCGATGCAGAGGGTCCTCTTTCCCAGCTTGCAAAACCTTTTCTGAAACGTATAAACAACATCTTTGCGGAAGAAAAACCCATTTCAGTAAGTGAAGACGAAATTATTTTTTCTACCTGGATTCCTCCTATACCGGGTCCCGTTTTCAGCCGGGTCATAAGTGCTGAAATTGCAGCCATAAGGAAGAAACGTGTTCCTGATCAATTTTCAATAGGAATTACCGCTCGCTGTCCAAATCGGTGTCTTCACTGCGGAGCAGCCGACATAAAACCTGAAAAGGAACTGACCCTTGATGAGATCTGTTCCGCTGTGGATCAGAGCCTTGACCTTGGATCCTATATGGTTTCCTTTGATGGCGGAGAGACGATGATCAGGGACGACCTCGTTGAGATGGTCTCCAGGGTAGACAAGACAAAGGCTATTGCAACATGTTTTACTTCAGGCTTCAAGCTCTCTGAAGAAAGAGCAAAGGATCTTAAGGCTGCAGGACTGTACGCCTCAAGGATCAGCTTTGACAGTCCTTTCGAAGCTGAACACGACCGTTTCAGAGGACGGAGCGGGGCATACCGGGATGCAATTGATGGAGTCAAAAACGCAAGTGCTGCCGGAATCCTGACTGACATGTTTGTGGTTGTTTCCCCGCATAATATCGATTATCTTGAGGAGTTCTATTCTCTTGCAGCCGATCTTGAAATGAAGGAGATGTCAATCTATGAGATCATTGCAGTAGGGCGCTGGCTTGAACACGAGGACGAGGTAATAAGCGAGAAGGACGTATCAAGGCTTCAGACTTTCCAGAAAGCCATGAACAGCAAACCCGAAGGTCCGAGGGTCACAGCTTTTCCTTACTTTATGGGTCCTGACCTTTTCGGGTGCTTTGCCGGCAGGCGCTGGATGCATGTCGCTTCGGATGGAGAGGTCATGCCCTGTGCATATACCCCACTATCTTTTGGCAATATATGTGAAGAGCCTCTGGAAACAATCTGGAAACGCATGGGAAAGCATAATGCCTACAAGAATGATGACGCAGCCTACTGTATGATGCGAAACCCTGACTTCCGGAAGGAGTATATCCATACAATCCCTAAAGGGGCCAGAATTCCTTACCGGCTTAAGTAA
- a CDS encoding V-type ATP synthase subunit C: protein MRLLERLWSKNPYRKSDKKKKGTSNYAYAVTRIRAMKSKLLPKETYPRLLNMGIDEITRFIQESEYKNDVDELAMKYSGGDLAEHALNRNLALTYAKLLRITSGELNYLITAYLKRYDIWNVKTLLRGKMYNASVEDILESLISAGEFTYTLLSELAAKATYQEVIDSLKETDYYPLLQEFDGTNLAYIENELDKMYYSSLFAVIGKPRSKDRKLFVRFIKLEVDVKNLSNLFRLKRAGVEKSDEIMPLMIEGGLDLKPEKLAQIPYEPFIDELRKTQYWDAISSVAGLEMASLTIVESRLIRYSLESATTYSHVSPISIVPIMDYIIHKNNEVNNLRIIFRGKEAGLDDTLIKDQLVVI, encoded by the coding sequence ATGCGGCTTTTGGAGAGACTCTGGAGTAAAAATCCCTATCGAAAATCCGATAAGAAGAAAAAAGGCACTTCTAATTATGCTTATGCCGTAACCCGTATCCGTGCGATGAAGAGTAAGCTGCTTCCAAAAGAAACGTATCCGCGGCTTCTCAATATGGGGATTGATGAAATCACCCGTTTTATCCAGGAATCTGAATACAAAAACGACGTTGACGAACTGGCAATGAAATACAGCGGTGGCGATCTGGCAGAACATGCATTAAACAGGAATCTTGCGCTCACCTATGCTAAGTTGCTCAGGATCACCTCAGGAGAATTGAACTACCTGATCACTGCATATCTTAAAAGATATGACATATGGAATGTAAAAACGCTTCTCCGCGGTAAAATGTACAATGCATCCGTTGAGGACATCCTCGAGTCTCTTATTTCTGCCGGGGAGTTTACATATACCCTCCTGTCAGAACTTGCAGCCAAAGCCACATATCAGGAAGTCATTGACTCCCTGAAAGAGACTGACTACTATCCCCTGTTGCAGGAGTTTGACGGAACCAACCTGGCATACATAGAAAACGAGCTTGACAAGATGTATTACTCAAGCCTGTTTGCCGTAATAGGAAAACCAAGGTCCAAGGACCGTAAGCTCTTTGTCAGATTCATCAAACTCGAAGTCGATGTCAAGAACCTGAGTAACCTATTCAGGTTGAAAAGAGCAGGGGTCGAGAAGTCTGATGAGATTATGCCCCTCATGATCGAAGGTGGTCTGGATCTTAAGCCCGAGAAACTTGCACAGATTCCTTATGAACCGTTTATCGATGAACTTCGAAAAACTCAGTACTGGGATGCAATTTCAAGTGTCGCGGGTCTGGAAATGGCTTCTCTGACTATCGTTGAAAGCAGGCTTATAAGGTACTCTCTCGAATCTGCAACCACTTATTCGCATGTATCTCCGATCTCAATTGTACCTATTATGGACTATATTATCCATAAAAATAATGAGGTCAACAACCTCCGGATCATTTTCAGAGGCAAGGAGGCTGGCCTCGATGATACACTAATTAAAGACCAGTTGGTGGTTATCTAA
- the ahaH gene encoding ATP synthase archaeal subunit H: MAKNEILSEIKKAEESAKSMVDDAIDSKNKRISDARAESREILRQAETDAHKAAQDSFKVGEEKILEERDKIVNDGEKNALAMSQKAQANIDKSVKYLVQEFERAVLNE, from the coding sequence ATGGCTAAAAATGAAATCTTATCCGAAATAAAAAAAGCGGAAGAGAGCGCTAAATCAATGGTTGACGACGCTATTGATTCCAAAAACAAGCGTATCTCCGACGCTCGGGCCGAATCAAGGGAAATCCTGAGGCAGGCCGAAACCGATGCACATAAAGCTGCACAAGACTCTTTTAAAGTAGGTGAAGAAAAGATCCTGGAGGAAAGAGATAAGATCGTCAACGATGGTGAAAAAAACGCATTAGCCATGTCCCAAAAAGCTCAAGCTAATATCGACAAATCCGTCAAGTACCTTGTACAGGAGTTTGAGAGGGCGGTCCTTAATGAGTAG
- a CDS encoding CcmD family protein — translation MEPFILAFAISWTFIFVYLLSLLKAYAEFNKRLM, via the coding sequence ATGGAACCCTTTATTCTGGCTTTTGCAATCAGCTGGACATTTATATTTGTCTACCTCCTTTCATTACTTAAGGCGTATGCAGAGTTCAACAAAAGGTTAATGTAA
- a CDS encoding V-type ATP synthase subunit E gives MGLEIVTKDIQEGARAEVSRIKTEADAKASEIINEAKDVQKKMLGDSLAKVEEDLQKLHQQVISSANLEVKRITLNKRKELLDKVYSQTAESIKSMPASKKEELLKHIINKYEASGARFYSSKASEETARKLSSLTYAGNVDCIGGVVIENDDGTIRFDFTYDSILKNVYERSLKQISDTLYG, from the coding sequence ATGGGACTAGAGATCGTTACAAAAGACATCCAGGAGGGTGCAAGAGCCGAGGTTTCCCGTATCAAAACCGAAGCCGATGCAAAGGCATCCGAGATTATAAATGAGGCTAAAGATGTACAGAAAAAGATGCTCGGGGACAGCCTTGCCAAGGTGGAAGAGGACCTCCAAAAGCTGCACCAGCAGGTCATCTCAAGTGCAAACCTGGAAGTAAAAAGAATTACGCTTAACAAGCGCAAGGAACTTCTTGATAAAGTTTATAGCCAAACAGCTGAAAGCATCAAGTCAATGCCGGCGTCCAAGAAAGAAGAGCTACTGAAGCATATTATTAACAAGTATGAGGCTAGCGGTGCTAGATTTTATTCTTCTAAGGCTTCAGAAGAGACTGCCAGAAAATTATCTTCATTAACTTATGCGGGTAATGTGGACTGTATCGGCGGCGTTGTTATTGAAAACGATGACGGGACAATCAGGTTCGATTTTACATATGATTCAATCCTGAAAAACGTGTATGAGCGTTCATTGAAGCAGATATCTGATACTTTATACGGGTGA